The proteins below come from a single Nostoc sp. KVJ3 genomic window:
- the mtnA gene encoding S-methyl-5-thioribose-1-phosphate isomerase, translated as MTTSTNQVYPVIWHKDSVSLIDQTRLPNEYTLVEIHRSEDMARAIKTMIVRGAPAIGVAAAYGMYLGAREIQTSDRHEFLQNLDKVAQLLRSTRPTAVNLFWAISRMIKVAYETLGTVEEIKQTLFQTAQTINIEDLQTCQAIGDNGLAVLPTTPQKLTLLTHCNAGALATAGYGTALGVVRSAWREGRLERLFADETRPRLQGAKLTTWECVQEGIPVTLITDNMAAHCMKQGLIHAVVVGADRIAANGDTANKIGTYSVAIAAIAHNIPFFVAAPLSTVDFELADGSKIPIEERDPTEIYQVGDSILAPEGVDFYNPAFDVTPAELITAIITENGAIAPHELVKLQQKQLV; from the coding sequence ATGACAACTTCTACAAACCAGGTTTATCCCGTTATTTGGCACAAAGACTCGGTTTCACTAATCGATCAAACGCGCTTACCTAACGAATATACACTGGTGGAAATCCACCGCAGTGAAGACATGGCGCGGGCGATTAAAACGATGATTGTCCGAGGTGCGCCAGCAATTGGTGTAGCTGCGGCTTACGGAATGTATCTTGGTGCAAGGGAAATTCAAACTAGCGATCGCCACGAATTTCTGCAAAACTTAGACAAAGTTGCCCAGTTGTTGCGTTCTACTCGTCCGACGGCGGTAAATTTATTTTGGGCAATTAGTCGGATGATCAAAGTTGCCTACGAAACACTGGGAACTGTAGAAGAAATTAAGCAAACCCTTTTCCAAACAGCCCAAACAATCAACATTGAAGATTTGCAAACCTGTCAAGCCATCGGTGATAATGGTTTGGCAGTCTTACCCACTACCCCCCAAAAGCTAACGCTACTTACTCATTGCAACGCTGGGGCGCTAGCTACGGCTGGATATGGCACTGCTTTGGGTGTTGTCCGTTCTGCTTGGAGGGAAGGACGTTTAGAACGTTTATTTGCCGACGAAACCCGTCCCCGTTTGCAAGGGGCAAAACTCACCACTTGGGAATGTGTGCAAGAAGGTATTCCAGTGACATTAATTACTGATAATATGGCAGCCCATTGCATGAAACAGGGTTTGATTCATGCTGTAGTTGTGGGTGCTGACCGAATTGCTGCTAACGGTGATACTGCCAATAAAATTGGTACATATAGTGTAGCGATCGCTGCTATTGCCCATAATATCCCCTTCTTTGTGGCTGCGCCCCTTTCCACCGTTGATTTTGAATTAGCTGATGGCAGCAAAATTCCCATTGAAGAACGCGATCCAACAGAAATCTACCAAGTCGGTGATAGCATTCTCGCACCTGAAGGTGTAGATTTTTACAACCCAGCTTTTGATGTGACTCCGGCTGAGTTGATTACAGCCATCATTACAGAGAATGGAGCGATCGCACCTCATGAATTAGTAAAATTACAGCAAAAGCAATTAGTGTAA
- a CDS encoding 50S ribosomal protein L25/general stress protein Ctc: MAITVESQKRPEGSKPRALRRSGLIPGNLYGHKGTESISLTIDAKTVERLLKKVSVNNTLIELNIADAPWRGKTLLRELQIHPAKGTPYHLSFFAVAGHGDTTVEVRLRFVGNAVGVKQDGGVLDTVITELQVSCAPENIPDVIEIDVTNLQIGDSLSISDIPFPEGVTPLAESERLVVSVLPPQISAEDAGTETETAS; encoded by the coding sequence ATGGCTATTACAGTTGAATCTCAAAAACGTCCAGAAGGCAGCAAGCCAAGAGCTTTGCGCCGTTCTGGATTGATACCTGGAAATTTGTACGGTCATAAAGGTACAGAATCCATTTCTTTGACCATTGATGCTAAAACTGTTGAGCGTTTGCTCAAAAAAGTTTCAGTCAACAATACATTGATTGAATTAAACATTGCTGATGCACCTTGGCGCGGCAAAACCCTACTACGGGAACTTCAGATTCATCCAGCAAAAGGTACACCCTACCACCTCAGCTTTTTCGCGGTTGCTGGTCACGGCGACACCACTGTAGAAGTACGGCTGCGTTTTGTGGGCAATGCTGTTGGTGTTAAACAAGATGGTGGTGTGTTAGACACCGTAATCACCGAATTGCAAGTAAGTTGTGCGCCAGAAAACATCCCAGATGTAATTGAAATCGATGTCACTAACCTGCAAATTGGAGACAGTTTGAGTATTAGTGATATACCCTTTCCTGAAGGTGTTACACCTCTAGCTGAATCGGAAAGACTTGTTGTGAGCGTTTTGCCACCGCAAATTAGTGCTGAAGATGCTGGCACAGAAACTGAAACAGCTTCTTAA
- a CDS encoding adenylosuccinate synthase, with translation MANVIVIGAQWGDEGKGKITDLLSRSADVVVRYQGGVNAGHTIVVKGQTFKLHLIPSGILYPNTDCIIGCGTVIDPQILIAEIDQLKELNISTDHLLISETAHVTMPYHRLIDQASEERRGSYKIGTTGRGIGPTYADKSERTGIRVLDLMDPDGLREQLEWTINYKNVILEKLYNLPPLNAQEVIEEYLGYAERLRPHVVDTSLKISDAIGRRRNILFEGAQGTLLDLDHGTYPYVTSSNPVAGGACVGTGVGPTTIDRVIGVSKAYTTRVGEGPFPTELDGELGELLCDRGAEFGTTTGRKRRCGWFDAVIGRYAVRINGMDCMALTKLDVLDELEEIKVCVAYDIDGQRSEHFPTSSRRFARCRPIYKTLPGWKVSTTHCRTLEDLPQQALDYLKFLAELMEVPIAIVSLGASRDQTIIVEDPIHGPKRALLKADGTPATLLSA, from the coding sequence AGTCAAAGGTCAAACCTTTAAGCTGCACTTGATTCCCTCTGGTATTTTGTATCCAAATACCGATTGCATTATCGGTTGTGGAACAGTCATCGATCCACAAATTTTGATCGCAGAAATCGACCAACTAAAAGAATTAAATATTTCCACTGACCACCTGCTGATATCTGAGACAGCCCACGTAACGATGCCTTATCATCGGTTGATTGACCAGGCATCCGAAGAACGACGGGGAAGCTATAAGATCGGCACAACAGGTCGGGGCATTGGGCCGACTTATGCTGACAAATCTGAACGGACTGGCATTCGGGTTTTAGATTTAATGGATCCGGATGGGCTACGCGAGCAGTTAGAGTGGACGATTAATTATAAAAACGTCATTTTAGAAAAGCTTTACAACTTGCCGCCTCTAAATGCACAAGAGGTAATTGAGGAGTATTTGGGCTATGCAGAACGTTTGCGGCCTCACGTTGTTGATACATCGTTAAAAATATCCGATGCAATTGGGCGACGGCGCAATATTTTGTTCGAAGGCGCACAAGGTACGCTCCTTGACTTAGATCATGGAACTTATCCCTATGTCACCTCCTCTAACCCTGTGGCGGGTGGGGCTTGCGTTGGCACAGGGGTAGGGCCGACAACGATTGATCGGGTAATTGGGGTGTCGAAAGCCTATACAACACGGGTGGGAGAGGGGCCATTTCCCACAGAATTGGATGGAGAGTTGGGAGAATTGTTGTGCGATCGCGGTGCCGAATTTGGCACAACCACCGGACGCAAACGACGCTGTGGCTGGTTTGATGCGGTCATTGGTCGCTATGCCGTGCGGATTAACGGCATGGATTGCATGGCGCTCACCAAACTGGATGTCCTCGATGAATTAGAGGAAATTAAAGTTTGCGTAGCTTATGACATAGATGGTCAACGCAGCGAACACTTCCCTACCAGTTCTCGTCGATTTGCTAGATGTCGCCCCATCTACAAAACCTTACCAGGCTGGAAAGTGTCAACAACCCACTGCCGCACCCTGGAAGACTTGCCACAGCAAGCACTGGACTATCTAAAATTCCTCGCCGAATTAATGGAAGTCCCGATTGCGATCGTCTCACTAGGAGCAAGCCGCGATCAAACCATAATCGTAGAAGACCCCATCCACGGGCCAAAACGCGCTTTATTGAAAGCCGATGGCACACCTGCTACCTTGCTAAGTGCTTAG
- a CDS encoding DUF1796 family putative cysteine peptidase, producing the protein MYRFQISAYTQTGEFIALVGSTPELGLWDITKCIQLRTSSDRYPLWWVDIDIQESSNLQRVEYKYVRLNPNGNAQWESLLATNRWIPIEPNEHSSTVIVDDGAFGYLQPYPFGYIDESAVKMPVEKGADRLKIVVIGSSVAFGHKAWFFKGWVWLLAQALQQKYGHQLVNVSEVGANVSRTIARFGSVVIPEQPDIVIIALSLGNEGLAYCPPHERRAVQRRFESGLQQLVKMTRDIGAMPILGGVYSNGDYSLEHYWLLQDTHKRMLSWGIPILDWLTAVDDGQGRWKAGISFDPAHPNTVGHSLMYQQIDQDLFNIDKDELTKQKQRLRQPDEFPIYFDNAGFHISVCIEEKRLRIVNSSQYSYTIAPYWQELQTVLQSRAGLIPGIYVAKNTQPGTLPFFAVQEDGAIATTVNIPPGADLEYSAGFNLFLPNNSQVLFYDGHLGILQANERQIWAINESDNEYNIQPMWTEVCKALKAMPSGVYEDPLHPDIPFRTMMIGKDGLESRVKAPPKSAIFFQYKCKLSDISRVAILPLGDRCAVRMMLYKMEYDGPAFPFDLTRTTNIADVADAIENGFYDMWNPAFLHYSPDAGRIYHSKWSGLSFAHEVEETDDPTNDMSPIHERMRVRYTARSERFWYALQHCDKVLFVRTGISDRGGVIDLVEKLEKKCQGKPFHLLLLSPQSDDEFLDLPNVLHYNVEFNPDRMYDDLGHWMYCTEVMRGILESLGISSKNLFWCPPNTNLK; encoded by the coding sequence ATGTATCGATTCCAGATCAGTGCATACACGCAAACAGGCGAATTTATCGCTCTTGTGGGTTCTACTCCAGAGTTGGGACTATGGGATATTACAAAGTGTATCCAACTGCGGACAAGTAGCGATCGCTATCCTTTATGGTGGGTAGATATTGACATTCAAGAATCAAGCAATCTCCAAAGAGTTGAATACAAGTATGTGCGTCTCAATCCAAATGGTAATGCCCAATGGGAGAGCTTACTAGCTACAAACCGATGGATTCCCATTGAGCCTAACGAGCATTCCAGCACGGTTATTGTGGATGATGGCGCATTCGGTTATTTACAACCTTATCCCTTTGGATACATTGATGAGTCTGCTGTTAAAATGCCCGTTGAAAAAGGGGCTGATCGTCTGAAAATTGTGGTCATTGGTAGTTCCGTCGCATTCGGTCATAAAGCCTGGTTTTTCAAAGGTTGGGTTTGGTTATTGGCACAGGCTTTACAGCAAAAATATGGGCATCAACTGGTAAATGTGTCAGAAGTGGGGGCAAATGTCAGCAGAACCATCGCTCGATTTGGATCGGTTGTAATCCCAGAACAACCAGATATTGTAATCATTGCCCTGTCTCTGGGTAACGAAGGATTAGCCTACTGTCCTCCTCACGAACGGCGAGCAGTACAACGGCGGTTTGAAAGTGGTTTGCAGCAGCTGGTGAAAATGACGCGCGACATCGGAGCTATGCCGATTCTGGGCGGCGTTTATTCCAATGGCGACTATTCTCTAGAACATTACTGGTTGCTCCAAGATACACACAAGCGAATGCTAAGTTGGGGCATACCCATACTTGATTGGTTGACAGCCGTGGATGATGGACAAGGACGATGGAAAGCGGGGATATCTTTCGACCCGGCTCACCCAAACACAGTTGGTCATAGCCTGATGTATCAGCAAATCGACCAAGACTTATTTAACATCGACAAAGATGAATTAACAAAGCAAAAACAACGTCTTCGACAACCGGATGAATTTCCCATCTACTTTGACAATGCCGGCTTTCATATCTCTGTTTGTATTGAAGAGAAGCGTTTACGGATTGTTAATTCATCACAATACAGTTACACCATCGCTCCCTATTGGCAGGAATTGCAAACTGTACTGCAAAGTAGGGCTGGATTGATACCAGGTATTTACGTTGCCAAAAATACCCAGCCTGGAACACTCCCTTTCTTTGCCGTACAAGAAGATGGAGCGATCGCAACTACAGTAAACATCCCCCCTGGTGCTGACTTAGAATATAGCGCTGGCTTCAATCTATTTTTGCCGAACAACTCACAAGTTTTATTCTATGACGGGCATCTAGGGATTTTGCAAGCAAACGAACGGCAGATATGGGCGATCAACGAATCAGATAACGAGTACAATATTCAACCCATGTGGACAGAGGTTTGCAAAGCCCTTAAAGCCATGCCATCGGGTGTTTACGAAGATCCGCTTCATCCCGATATTCCCTTTCGGACAATGATGATTGGCAAAGATGGGCTAGAAAGTCGGGTGAAAGCACCACCTAAGTCTGCGATATTTTTTCAATACAAATGTAAGTTATCAGATATTAGCCGTGTCGCCATTCTCCCCCTTGGCGATCGCTGTGCCGTCCGCATGATGCTGTATAAAATGGAATACGATGGCCCTGCCTTTCCCTTTGATCTGACGCGCACTACCAATATTGCAGATGTTGCGGATGCCATTGAAAATGGTTTTTATGATATGTGGAACCCTGCCTTTCTGCACTACAGCCCTGATGCAGGGAGAATTTACCATAGTAAGTGGTCAGGTTTATCCTTTGCCCATGAGGTCGAGGAGACAGATGATCCAACAAACGATATGTCCCCCATCCATGAACGGATGCGCGTTCGGTACACCGCCCGCTCTGAAAGGTTTTGGTATGCATTGCAGCACTGCGACAAAGTGCTTTTCGTCCGCACAGGGATTAGCGATCGCGGTGGCGTAATCGATCTGGTCGAAAAGCTAGAAAAAAAATGTCAGGGAAAGCCATTTCATCTCTTGCTACTTTCTCCTCAAAGCGATGATGAGTTTTTAGACCTTCCCAATGTGCTGCACTACAATGTAGAGTTTAATCCCGATCGAATGTATGACGATTTGGGACACTGGATGTACTGTACAGAGGTAATGCGAGGAATTCTAGAGTCTCTTGGGATTTCTAGCAAAAACCTCTTCTGGTGTCCACCTAATACCAATTTAAAATGA
- a CDS encoding AAA family ATPase, protein MTEATLPVLIQQMLQPEFYPHEVTEPIELIQTHISYVLLTGDYAYKLKKPVNFGFLDFSTLEKRQHFCQEELRLNQRGAGELYLEVLPITLVGEQYQLGGTAEAVEYVLKMRQFPQESLLSTLFEQGKLNETNLDELGRVVAQYHAKAQTNDYIRSFGEVPKVRAAFDENYQQTEKYIGGPQTQAQFTETKQYTDKFFAERPELFASRIQNNYIRECHGDLHLKNIALWHDKILLFDCIEFNEPFRFVDVMYDVAFTVMDLEARQRKDLGNAFLNSYIEQTGDWEGLQVLPLYLSRQAYVRAKVTSFLLDDPSVPTAVKEEATKTAADYYKQAWEYTKPKVGELILMSGLSGSGKSTTARHLARQQGAIHLRSDAVRKHLGGIPLWERGGDDLYTPEMTEKTYTKLLELGIILAQQGFSVILDAKYDQQHLRQEAIAQATKHQLPLQIIQCTAPLEVLKARLNNRTGDIADATADLLASQIKQAEPFTEEEQPYVKILDTTQEQEAQLK, encoded by the coding sequence ATGACAGAAGCGACTCTTCCAGTCTTAATTCAGCAAATGTTGCAGCCGGAATTTTATCCCCATGAGGTAACAGAACCTATTGAACTAATTCAAACTCACATTTCTTATGTGCTGCTAACTGGGGATTACGCTTATAAGCTAAAAAAACCTGTGAATTTTGGCTTTTTGGATTTTTCTACTTTAGAGAAGCGGCAGCATTTTTGTCAGGAAGAGTTGCGGTTAAATCAGCGGGGTGCGGGTGAACTATATTTAGAAGTTTTGCCTATAACTCTGGTAGGAGAGCAATACCAATTAGGAGGAACGGCTGAGGCTGTAGAATATGTGCTGAAGATGCGCCAGTTTCCTCAAGAGTCGCTATTGAGTACATTGTTTGAACAAGGTAAGTTGAATGAGACAAACCTAGATGAGTTGGGGCGGGTGGTGGCTCAATACCATGCCAAAGCGCAGACAAATGATTATATTCGGAGTTTTGGTGAAGTGCCAAAAGTTAGGGCTGCATTTGACGAGAATTATCAGCAAACTGAAAAGTATATTGGTGGCCCCCAGACTCAAGCGCAATTTACAGAAACAAAGCAATATACAGATAAATTTTTTGCTGAACGTCCAGAATTATTTGCTAGCAGAATTCAAAATAACTATATTCGTGAATGTCACGGGGATTTACACCTGAAAAATATTGCTCTGTGGCACGACAAAATCTTGCTGTTTGATTGCATTGAGTTTAACGAGCCATTTCGCTTTGTTGATGTGATGTATGATGTGGCGTTCACGGTGATGGATTTGGAAGCGCGCCAACGCAAAGATTTGGGTAATGCTTTTTTGAATTCCTACATCGAGCAAACCGGAGACTGGGAAGGCTTACAGGTACTGCCTCTGTATTTAAGTCGTCAAGCTTATGTCCGGGCTAAGGTGACATCATTTTTGCTAGACGATCCAAGTGTACCGACGGCAGTAAAGGAAGAAGCGACAAAAACCGCTGCTGACTATTACAAACAAGCTTGGGAGTATACTAAACCAAAAGTTGGAGAACTGATTTTGATGTCGGGGTTGTCGGGTTCTGGTAAAAGTACCACAGCAAGACATTTAGCCCGTCAACAGGGAGCGATTCACCTGCGTTCTGATGCGGTGCGGAAACATTTAGGGGGAATTCCTCTATGGGAAAGAGGTGGCGATGATTTGTATACGCCTGAGATGACTGAGAAAACCTACACAAAGCTTCTAGAATTGGGAATTATCCTTGCTCAACAAGGTTTTTCGGTGATTTTGGATGCCAAGTACGATCAACAGCATTTGCGGCAAGAAGCGATCGCTCAAGCTACAAAGCACCAACTTCCCCTTCAGATTATCCAATGTACAGCACCGCTAGAAGTTCTCAAAGCGCGTCTTAACAACCGTACTGGTGATATTGCTGATGCCACTGCCGATTTATTAGCCTCACAAATCAAACAAGCTGAACCTTTTACTGAAGAAGAACAACCCTACGTAAAGATTTTGGATACAACTCAAGAACAAGAGGCACAATTAAAATAA
- a CDS encoding APC family permease, whose amino-acid sequence MTQEIELKINQSAHGLKKECLSYGEVFAQSVAVIAPTTTPAANLGLIFASSGNGTWLSFLLGMIGLLFVAVNINQFARRSASPGSLYSYIVKGLGSTAGVMSAWGLILGYLFTGMSTLSGFAIFGESLLGHIGIHTHTLTLFALGTILAWYVGYKDIQLSAKMMLVLEGISVVSILLLGMIVWAHKGFAIDLSQLTLKGATPGGISLGIVLVVFGFSGFESATSLGDEAKKPLKNIPKSLIQSTMWSGVFFMFMAYVEVLGFSGSSVDLGKTEEPLTFLANQAGVGLLGTLISIGALLSFFACTLACINPAARIVFMMARDGLFHTSLGKTHDSNLTPHTAIALCSLITFIVPSALNLFSIKPFEILGYTGTLCTYGFLVVYILVSIAAPIYLYRIKKLRSIDILFSVLGVVFMMIPVLGTVGIPGSTLFPVPPAPYNTFPYLVLMYFVAGFGWLVIQKLRYPKMVKKMERSIDEIHARFKDEIL is encoded by the coding sequence ATGACTCAGGAAATCGAGCTAAAAATTAATCAGAGCGCTCATGGCTTAAAAAAAGAATGTCTTTCTTATGGGGAAGTATTTGCACAATCAGTTGCAGTAATTGCACCCACAACAACACCCGCCGCTAATTTAGGTTTAATCTTCGCCAGTTCAGGTAACGGAACTTGGCTGAGTTTCTTATTAGGGATGATTGGGCTGTTGTTTGTTGCTGTCAACATTAACCAATTTGCGCGGCGTTCTGCTTCTCCAGGATCGCTATACTCCTATATTGTCAAAGGTTTGGGTTCTACAGCAGGTGTTATGTCTGCCTGGGGCCTGATTCTGGGTTATTTATTTACCGGGATGTCAACCTTATCTGGCTTTGCAATTTTTGGTGAATCTTTGCTGGGTCATATTGGCATACACACCCATACTTTAACATTGTTCGCACTGGGGACAATTCTGGCTTGGTATGTGGGTTATAAAGACATTCAGTTATCAGCAAAGATGATGCTGGTACTTGAAGGTATCTCTGTAGTTTCAATTTTGTTGTTGGGGATGATTGTTTGGGCACACAAGGGCTTTGCAATTGATCTGTCCCAACTGACCCTCAAAGGAGCTACCCCTGGTGGTATTTCGTTAGGAATTGTCCTGGTTGTATTTGGTTTTTCGGGTTTTGAAAGTGCTACGTCTTTAGGAGATGAAGCGAAAAAACCACTGAAAAATATTCCCAAATCTTTGATCCAAAGCACGATGTGGTCTGGTGTATTTTTCATGTTCATGGCGTATGTCGAAGTGCTGGGATTTAGTGGTAGTTCCGTAGATTTGGGCAAAACTGAAGAGCCACTGACATTTTTGGCAAATCAAGCAGGTGTGGGTTTATTAGGAACCTTAATTAGTATTGGTGCATTATTAAGCTTCTTCGCTTGTACTCTTGCTTGTATCAATCCAGCAGCCAGGATAGTGTTTATGATGGCAAGGGATGGTTTGTTTCACACTTCTCTGGGTAAAACCCATGATTCTAACCTGACACCCCACACAGCAATTGCCTTGTGTTCCTTGATTACATTTATAGTTCCTAGTGCGTTGAACCTATTTAGCATCAAGCCTTTTGAAATTTTGGGTTACACAGGAACACTTTGCACTTATGGTTTTTTAGTCGTATATATTTTGGTTTCAATTGCTGCCCCAATTTACTTGTATCGCATCAAAAAACTCCGCTCAATAGATATCTTGTTTTCAGTCTTAGGCGTAGTTTTTATGATGATTCCTGTCCTTGGTACTGTCGGAATTCCGGGTAGTACTCTATTTCCAGTGCCACCAGCACCTTACAATACCTTCCCTTACTTGGTGTTAATGTACTTTGTTGCGGGGTTTGGATGGCTTGTCATTCAAAAACTGCGTTATCCCAAAATGGTGAAGAAAATGGAACGCTCTATTGATGAGATTCACGCTCGATTCAAAGACGAAATCCTTTAA